DNA from Chloroflexota bacterium:
GGGCATTGAGCTTATCGCTTGCTTTATCTTATCGCCTTCTACAACAAAAAGAGGATATATCAGGTCGCCGACCTCAACCTTTGTCTCTCGAACCAGTGCCCGCAGGGCTTCACTGCGTCGGAGCCGTCGCAAACGCAGTTGTGGGAAACTACTCATCTTCCTTCCCCCTTTCCTTGGAAGTAATGTTCTATGGCTGCTACCAACCCGGGTATGGTGTGCTCCGTAGCTATTATGTCAGCCTTCAATCCCTTTTCAACCATGGCTGCAGTTGTGCTCGGTCCGATGCAAGCTAGCTTGGCTTGTTTTATAACCTCCCATCTTTGCCCCAGTATAGCCAACAGGCTGTTTACTGTCGAGGCACTGGTGAAGGTAATAACGTCAATCTCTCCTTTCAACAGCATCTCTTTTCCCTGTGAGGTTCCTTTGGTTGAGGTAGCAGTTTTATAGGCGTTTACCTGGTGGACTTTAGCTCCAAGTTTGGCAAGTCCGTCAGTCAATTCATTACCAGCGATGTCGGCACGAGGCAGAAGAACCTTGCATTCGGTGACATCCTTCTTGCTAAGGCCGGCTAGGAAGCCCTGACTCGTGTATATCTCCGGCAGATAATCAGGACATATGCCTTTTTTCTCAATGACTCTAGCTGTAGCCGGGCCTATAACCCCGATTCTAATGCCGGCAAAGTGACGCGCGTCCAAACTAAGGGCATATAGCCTTTTCCAAAACATCTCCACGGCATTGACGCTGGTAAGGATTATCCAGTCGTAGTTTTTCAGGTTCAGGATAGCCCGGTCAAGCTCCTTCCAGGTTTGTGGCGGGCTAATCCTTATAACCGGCATTTGGGTAGGAACAGCCCCACGTTCCCAAAGTAGCTGGCTCAATTCACTGGCCTGGTGTTCGGCTCTTGTCACCAGGACTCGTTTGCCGAAAAGAGGGAGGTTATCAAACCAGCGCAGCTGTTTGCGGAGCTTGACCACTTCGCCAACTACTATCACCGCTGGTGGCTCGAAGTTCTCTTGTTTGGCTTTACTGACGATATCTTCCAGCGTGCCGACCACAATCCGCTGCCTTGGGCTGGTGCCCTGGCTTATCACCGCCACCGGAGTAGCGGATGGCCTGCCGTTCTGTATCAATTGGTTGACTATCTGTGCCAGATTCGCCATTCCCATAAGGAAGACCAATGTATCGCTACCGGTGCTTATCTTATCCCAGGCAATGCTTGATTTACCTTTTTCGGGGTCTTCATGACCGGTGATGACAGTAAATGAGGAAGCCAGACGACGATGGGTCACCGGTATGCCGGCATAGGCCGGGACAGCATAGGCCGATGATATCCCGGGCACCACCTCGAAAGGAATTTGGTTGGCAGCCAGGACTTCAGTTTCTTCGCCCCCCCGCCCGAGGACAAAAGGGTCGCCGCCTTTGAGTCTAACCACTGTCTCGCCTTCTCGGGCTTTGCCAACCATTAGCAGGTTTATCTCCTTCTGCTCCATGGCATGGCAGCCACGTCCCTTGCCCACATATATCTTCTCAGCATCAGGAGATGCTTCTTCAAGCAGGCTATCATTGATAAGCCGGTCGTAAATGATGACATCGGCTTTTCTGAGGCATTTCAGCCCCTTTACAGTGATAAGGGCTGGGTCACCCGGCCCAGCACCCACCAGGTATACTTTGCCACGTTTCACGTTAGCTCAACCTTTACTATAAATTCTAGTATCTTGATTTTAAGCATTTCAAATATCTTTTACCTATGTTAGGCTATTCTACCACACCATCCTTTGTCCTCGCAGAGCCATGATTGAATATCATCCAGAATCTAATCCAGTACCATTAACATTAAAGTAGTATAGACCTTTTAAGGCCTATACAAGGTTTTGTCATGCCTAGCTTTTGTGGTAAAGTTTATAGATACTTTGCAAATACGAGAATCGAGATTGAAGAACTCCTTTACCCTTATAACGCTGTACATAGTAGCCTTTGTCGGATTTGCCGGTTTCAGCTTTTTGTTTCCGGTGATACCGCTCTATGCGGCTGAGTTGGGTGCTACGGTGGCAGAAGTCGGGCTGATAGTAGCTACCATCTCTTACGTTACGGCTTTCTTTCTGATTCCATTTGGCATGCTTTCTGATAAATTTGGCCGGCACGAACTTCTGGTCGGTGGTTTAGCCGTCTTTACCTTGGCCCCCTTACTCTATCCTCTGGCTAACAATCCTGAGCAGCTTATTTGGGTCAGGGCAATCCATGGCCTGGCAGCAGCGGCTTTTCTGCCGACCGCCATTGCCCTGGTAGTTGATCTAACCCCCGAGACAAAGCGAGGCGAAGCCATAGGCTGGTATACAGCTTCACTCCAACTGGGCTTGATGGCCGGCCCAATAACCGGTGGTTTCCTGACAAGCCACTTTGGTTTCGATGCTGCCTTTTATGGCTGTAGCGCTATCTCTCTGATAGGCCTAGTTCTGGCTTTTTCCCGACTCCGTGCTATTTCCCACCGACCAACGGCCATTCCAGGCAAAGCCAGCTCATCATGGCATTGGCTAGGACAACCGCTGGCGATTGCCGTCTTGTTGGCCCCCCTGCTAGTTGCTGTTGGCTCAGGCACGATTGGCAGCTACATCCCACTTTACGGCAGGGGTTTCGGCATGACTGAGGCTGATGCCGGGGCAATCATTACTGCCCTTTATGCCAGCTCAGCTTTGTTGCGAGCTCCAGCCGGGAGATTATCGGACAGTGTTGATAGAAAGCTTTTGCTTATCGTTGGTGTGGGGCTAAGTGCTATAGCTGTGTCTCTTTTTCCCTTCTTTCATAGCCTATCACAGTTTATCATCATAGGCATCATATTTGGCATCGGTATGGGAATAGCCATGCCGGCAAGTCTAGCTATGGCGGCCGATTTTTCTCCGGTGGGGGGAAGGGGTCTGTCTATGTCCATACCTACTTGTTTCTTTCAAGTCGGCTTGGCGGTCGGGCCTACAGCCATGGGATATGTAGCTGGGATAAGTAGTTTTGAGACTATGTTCCTGGCCTGTGCTGCAAGCCTGGTCTTCGGTTTGCTCATCATGCTCGGCTTAATGCGCGTCCAAAAGGTACAGTGATGAAGGTTGTGTTACATATATGCTGCGGAGTCTGCGCTGCAGGTGCGGTGGAAGCACTGGTCACAGAGGAGCACGAGGTTCTCGGCTTTTTTTACAATCCAAACATTCACCCGGCAGAGGAATACCAAAAAAGACTAGAGGCAGCCTGCAAGGTAGCTAAAGAGTTAGATTTCCCGTTACAGGCCGGGCCCTATACTCCCGAAGAATGGTTCGACCGGACTAGCTCCTTAAAGGATGAACCTGAAGGTGGTAAGCGATGCCAGGTATGCTACAGACTACGGCTGGAAAAGACCTATGATTACATGGCGGCTTGTGGGGCGGATGCCTTTGCCACTACTTTGACAATTAGCCCTCGCAAGTCGGCACAGGCAATCAATAATATAGGACAGGAAATTGGTGGGGACAAGTTTCTAATGAGAGATTTTAAGAAAAAGGATGGCTTTAAGCGGGCTGTGCAGTCAGCCAAGAGATTGGAGCTTTACCGACAGAACTATTGTGGCTGCATATATAGCATAAGGCAAGGGACATGACAACATCCCCCCTCCTTCTAGCTCCCTCCCGCCAGGGGAGGGAGAAAATGGTCACCGACCCCTCTTGCGGTGGGTCTCGATAAATCTCTCGATGGAGCGGTCGTAAGTCCTCTCGATATCAGCCGAGAAGAAACAGGCTGGCAGCTCACCTGACCTTTGATGATAAGTGAGACATTCGCAGCAAATACCTTTTCTGGCGCATGGTTCGTAGGTGCAGTTGCACCTGGTTTTGTTTTCCTCAATTTTGCATTCTCTCATCGCAGCTCCTCCATAAAATCTATGCCCCTATCTTCTCTGGTCGAATCTCCGGCCTAGGAGTAGTGAAGCTATGGTGATTTTTTGAATCTCGATGGTTCCACCGGCAACCCCCCAGCCCCAGCCATCGCGCATCATGCGCTCCACAGGATATTCTTTTGAGTAACCATAGCCGCCGTGTATTTGCAAGGCCATCCCGGTAACTTCTCTCACCATCTGGTTGGCAAAACACTTAGCCAGGTTAGCCTCAAGTGGGACGGGCAATCCTGTGGCTGCGTTGACTGTTGCCCTGTAGATGAGAAGGCGGGCGGCTTCAACCTTCATGGTCATCTCTGCCAGCATGAACTGTATTGCCTGGAATTCACATATCTCTTTGCCCCACTGCTTCCTTTGCTGCGAATAGGCCATAGCCTCTTCCAGAGCTCCTTGAGCTATCCCCAAGCACATGGTGGCATTGCCGCATCGCTCAAGGTCGAAAGCCATCATTAGCTTTCTAAACTCGCCCTCCTTGACCACCAGATTATCCGTGGGGACGCGGCAATCCTCAAAAATCAGGTCGCAACTCGGAAAGCCTCTCAAGCCCATGAACTGTTCTTGTTTACCAAAGGAAAAGCCGGGTGTACCTTTCTCAATGATTAGCCCGCCTATACCTTTAGCCC
Protein-coding regions in this window:
- the cobA gene encoding uroporphyrinogen-III C-methyltransferase, whose translation is MKRGKVYLVGAGPGDPALITVKGLKCLRKADVIIYDRLINDSLLEEASPDAEKIYVGKGRGCHAMEQKEINLLMVGKAREGETVVRLKGGDPFVLGRGGEETEVLAANQIPFEVVPGISSAYAVPAYAGIPVTHRRLASSFTVITGHEDPEKGKSSIAWDKISTGSDTLVFLMGMANLAQIVNQLIQNGRPSATPVAVISQGTSPRQRIVVGTLEDIVSKAKQENFEPPAVIVVGEVVKLRKQLRWFDNLPLFGKRVLVTRAEHQASELSQLLWERGAVPTQMPVIRISPPQTWKELDRAILNLKNYDWIILTSVNAVEMFWKRLYALSLDARHFAGIRIGVIGPATARVIEKKGICPDYLPEIYTSQGFLAGLSKKDVTECKVLLPRADIAGNELTDGLAKLGAKVHQVNAYKTATSTKGTSQGKEMLLKGEIDVITFTSASTVNSLLAILGQRWEVIKQAKLACIGPSTTAAMVEKGLKADIIATEHTIPGLVAAIEHYFQGKGEGR
- a CDS encoding acyl-CoA dehydrogenase; translation: MDFQLTEEQKMLKKMVHDVAEKEFRPKAVEWEARAEHIPPEYVQKLAGLGLLGLCLPVTYGGQGRSAFEAILAIEELARVSPLCAAPVFESNVGPVKVIEQFGTEQQKKKYMPPVCHGESMISVGMTEPEAGSALTDLSTRAVLKGDHYVVNGMKRFISGGGESDVYVVYVRLSEQKGAKGIGGLIIEKGTPGFSFGKQEQFMGLRGFPSCDLIFEDCRVPTDNLVVKEGEFRKLMMAFDLERCGNATMCLGIAQGALEEAMAYSQQRKQWGKEICEFQAIQFMLAEMTMKVEAARLLIYRATVNAATGLPVPLEANLAKCFANQMVREVTGMALQIHGGYGYSKEYPVERMMRDGWGWGVAGGTIEIQKITIASLLLGRRFDQRR
- a CDS encoding epoxyqueuosine reductase QueH produces the protein MKVVLHICCGVCAAGAVEALVTEEHEVLGFFYNPNIHPAEEYQKRLEAACKVAKELDFPLQAGPYTPEEWFDRTSSLKDEPEGGKRCQVCYRLRLEKTYDYMAACGADAFATTLTISPRKSAQAINNIGQEIGGDKFLMRDFKKKDGFKRAVQSAKRLELYRQNYCGCIYSIRQGT
- a CDS encoding MFS transporter, yielding MSCLAFVVKFIDTLQIRESRLKNSFTLITLYIVAFVGFAGFSFLFPVIPLYAAELGATVAEVGLIVATISYVTAFFLIPFGMLSDKFGRHELLVGGLAVFTLAPLLYPLANNPEQLIWVRAIHGLAAAAFLPTAIALVVDLTPETKRGEAIGWYTASLQLGLMAGPITGGFLTSHFGFDAAFYGCSAISLIGLVLAFSRLRAISHRPTAIPGKASSSWHWLGQPLAIAVLLAPLLVAVGSGTIGSYIPLYGRGFGMTEADAGAIITALYASSALLRAPAGRLSDSVDRKLLLIVGVGLSAIAVSLFPFFHSLSQFIIIGIIFGIGMGIAMPASLAMAADFSPVGGRGLSMSIPTCFFQVGLAVGPTAMGYVAGISSFETMFLACAASLVFGLLIMLGLMRVQKVQ